A stretch of Cucumis sativus cultivar 9930 chromosome 2, Cucumber_9930_V3, whole genome shotgun sequence DNA encodes these proteins:
- the LOC105434558 gene encoding uncharacterized protein LOC105434558 isoform X5, which translates to MMDVSLIPHVEPIDIDLRSSDKGSPNTSAKPRKKTMTSVYLKFFETAADGKSRRCKFCGQSYSIATATGNLGRHLSNRHPGYDKSGAIVVSNPAPQPISTMKKSQPQGKPQQIDYDHLNWLIIKWLILSSLPPSTLEEKWLANSYKFLNPSIQLWPTEKYKAVFREVYRSMQEDVRASLEHVSSKISVTLDFWNSYDQISFMSVTCQWIDESWSFQKVLLDITHIPYPCGGLEIFHSIVKVLKMYNIESRILSCTHDNSQDAVHACHALKEHLDGQKVGPFCYIPCAARTLNLIIDDGLRPTKSIIAKVREFVLELNACLDISEDFVQFTTVYQEGNWKFPLDASVRWSGNYQMLDIVRKSGKSMEAVIRKYEETLGSKMLLNSAEKNVVNIVHQYLEPFYKTTNNICTNKVATVGLVLFFMDHISETIAACRDSRHNPDWLKSAAEDMAKKAKNYSSQVCNIFTYMTAILDPRIKGELIPESLNSGNHLEEARSHFMRYYSSNHFPSVTSGYSAQEIEDGGSVSFAEEIARKKRRASMSNATDELTQYLSEPPAPIPTDVLEWWKVNNTRYPRLSVMARDFLAVQATSLAPEELFCGRGDDIDKQRYCMPHDSTPALLCIKSWIQSGFKLKYKSSEIDYERLMELSATSTVDSSTAGSDKKSK; encoded by the exons ATGATGGATGTGTCACTGATACCACACGTTGAGCCAATTGATATCGATTTGCGCTCTTCTGACAAGGGGAGTCCTAATACTTCAGCAAagccaagaaaaaaaaccatgacATCCGtttatctcaaattttttGAGACCGCTGCTGATGGAAAAAGCAGAAGATGCAAATTTTGTGGACAGAGCTATTCCATTGCAACCGCTACTG GAAATTTGGGAAGACACCTAAGTAATCGGCATCCAGGTTATGATAAGTCTGGTGCTATTGTTGTCAGTAATCCAGCACCACAGCCTATCAGCACAATGAAGAAATCTCAACCTCAGGGGAAACCGCAACAGATTGACTATGATCATTTGAATTGGTTGATAATTAAGTGGCTTATATTATCTTCTCTCCCTCCTTCAACCCTGGAAGAAAAATGGCTGGCCAACTCCTATAAGTTTCTCAATCCATCTATTCAACTATGGCCTACTGAAAAGTATAAAGCAGTTTTCCGGGAAGTTTACAGAAGCATGCAGGAAGATGTAAGAGCCTCTTTGGAACACGTTTCATCTAAGATCTCGGTCACTCTTGATTTCTGGAATTCCTAcgatcaaatttcttttatgagTGTAACGTGTCAGTGGATTGATGAAAGCTGGTCCTTCCAGAAGGTGCTTCTCGATATCACTCACATACCTTATCCCTGTGGAGGTCTAGAGATCTTTCACTCTATTGTGAAAGTTCTTAAGATGTATAACATAGAAAGTAGAATTCTTTCATGTACCCATGATAATAGCCAAGACGCCGTGCATGCCTGTCATGCTTTGAAAGAGCATTTGGATGGTCAGAAAGTCGGGCCATTCTGTTATATTCCTTGTGCTGCTCGTACTCTAAACCTGATCATAGATGATGGGTTAAGGCctacaaaatcaataattgCAAAAGTTCGGGAGTTTGTACTAGAGTTAAATGCCTGTTTGGATATCTCTGAGGATTTCGTTCAATTTACTACAGTTTATCAAGAAGGTAACTGGAAATTTCCGCTTGATGCTTCAGTAAGGTGGAGTGGAAATTATCAGATGCTCGATATAGTTCGCAAG TCAGGGAAATCCATGGAAGCTGTTATCAGGAAGTATGAGGAAACACTTGGCAGCAAGATGCTTCTGAACTCTGCTGAGAAGAACGTAGTTAATATTGTGCATCAATATCTAGAACCTTTCTACAAAACCACGAACAACATATGCACAAATAAGGTAGCAACTGTTGGGTTAGTTCTTTTCTTCATGGATCACATTTCTGAGACTATTGCTGCCTGTCGAGATTCTCGGCACAACCCTGACTGGCTAAAGAGTGCTGCAGAAGACATGGCCAAGAAAGCAAAGAATTATAGTAGTCAGGTTTGCAACATTTTCACATATATGACTGCAATTCTTGATCCTCGAATCAAAGGAGAGTTGATTCCAGAGAGTCTTAACTCAGGGAATCACTTGGAAGAAGCCAGATCTCATTTCATGAGATATTATTCTTCCAACCATTTTCCATCAGTGACCAGTGGCTATAGTGCTCAGGAGATTGAGGATGGAGGAAGTGTTTCTTTCGCTGAGGAAATTGCTCGAAAGAAACGAAGGGCGAGCATGAGCAATGCAACGGATGAGCTAACACAATATTTATCAGAGCCTCCAGCTCCAATACCAACAGATGTTCTGGAGTGGTGGAAGGTTAACAACACACGCTATCCACGACTCTCTGTTATGGCTCGAGACTTCTTGGCTGTGCAGGCAACTTCACTGGCTCCTGAAGAACTGTTTTGCGGGAGAGGTGATGACATAGATAAACAAAGATACTGCATGCCTCATGATAGCACACCAGCTCTCCTTTGTATCAAATCATGGATTCAAAGTGGTTTCAAGTTGAAATACAAGTCTAGTGAGATTGACTATGAGAGGTTAATGGAACTATCTGCCACATCAACTGTTGATAGTAGTACTGCTGGTTCTGATAAGAAATCCAAATGA
- the LOC105434558 gene encoding uncharacterized protein LOC105434558 isoform X4, producing MDWSVNNAFKTFKDLEPKSMMDVSLIPHVEPIDIDLRSSDKGSPNTSAKPRKKTMTSVYLKFFETAADGKSRRCKFCGQSYSIATATGNLGRHLSNRHPGYDKSGAIVVSNPAPQPISTMKKSQPQGKPQQIDYDHLNWLIIKWLILSSLPPSTLEEKWLANSYKFLNPSIQLWPTEKYKAVFREVYRSMQEDVRASLEHVSSKISVTLDFWNSYDQISFMSVTCQWIDESWSFQKVLLDITHIPYPCGGLEIFHSIVKVLKMYNIESRILSCTHDNSQDAVHACHALKEHLDGQKVGPFCYIPCAARTLNLIIDDGLRPTKSIIAKVREFVLELNACLDISEDFVQFTTVYQEGNWKFPLDASVRWSGNYQMLDIVRKSGKSMEAVIRKYEETLGSKMLLNSAEKNVVNIVHQYLEPFYKTTNNICTNKVATVGLVLFFMDHISETIAACRDSRHNPDWLKSAAEDMAKKAKNYSSQVCNIFTYMTAILDPRIKGELIPESLNSGNHLEEARSHFMRYYSSNHFPSVTSGYSAQEIEDGGSVSFAEEIARKKRRASMSNATDELTQYLSEPPAPIPTDVLEWWKVNNTRYPRLSVMARDFLAVQATSLAPEELFCGRGDDIDKQRYCMPHDSTPALLCIKSWIQSGFKLKYKSSEIDYERLMELSATSTVDSSTAGSDKKSK from the exons ATGGACTGGAGTGTGAATAAtgcatttaaaacatttaaag ATTTGGAACCCAAGTCCATGATGGATGTGTCACTGATACCACACGTTGAGCCAATTGATATCGATTTGCGCTCTTCTGACAAGGGGAGTCCTAATACTTCAGCAAagccaagaaaaaaaaccatgacATCCGtttatctcaaattttttGAGACCGCTGCTGATGGAAAAAGCAGAAGATGCAAATTTTGTGGACAGAGCTATTCCATTGCAACCGCTACTG GAAATTTGGGAAGACACCTAAGTAATCGGCATCCAGGTTATGATAAGTCTGGTGCTATTGTTGTCAGTAATCCAGCACCACAGCCTATCAGCACAATGAAGAAATCTCAACCTCAGGGGAAACCGCAACAGATTGACTATGATCATTTGAATTGGTTGATAATTAAGTGGCTTATATTATCTTCTCTCCCTCCTTCAACCCTGGAAGAAAAATGGCTGGCCAACTCCTATAAGTTTCTCAATCCATCTATTCAACTATGGCCTACTGAAAAGTATAAAGCAGTTTTCCGGGAAGTTTACAGAAGCATGCAGGAAGATGTAAGAGCCTCTTTGGAACACGTTTCATCTAAGATCTCGGTCACTCTTGATTTCTGGAATTCCTAcgatcaaatttcttttatgagTGTAACGTGTCAGTGGATTGATGAAAGCTGGTCCTTCCAGAAGGTGCTTCTCGATATCACTCACATACCTTATCCCTGTGGAGGTCTAGAGATCTTTCACTCTATTGTGAAAGTTCTTAAGATGTATAACATAGAAAGTAGAATTCTTTCATGTACCCATGATAATAGCCAAGACGCCGTGCATGCCTGTCATGCTTTGAAAGAGCATTTGGATGGTCAGAAAGTCGGGCCATTCTGTTATATTCCTTGTGCTGCTCGTACTCTAAACCTGATCATAGATGATGGGTTAAGGCctacaaaatcaataattgCAAAAGTTCGGGAGTTTGTACTAGAGTTAAATGCCTGTTTGGATATCTCTGAGGATTTCGTTCAATTTACTACAGTTTATCAAGAAGGTAACTGGAAATTTCCGCTTGATGCTTCAGTAAGGTGGAGTGGAAATTATCAGATGCTCGATATAGTTCGCAAG TCAGGGAAATCCATGGAAGCTGTTATCAGGAAGTATGAGGAAACACTTGGCAGCAAGATGCTTCTGAACTCTGCTGAGAAGAACGTAGTTAATATTGTGCATCAATATCTAGAACCTTTCTACAAAACCACGAACAACATATGCACAAATAAGGTAGCAACTGTTGGGTTAGTTCTTTTCTTCATGGATCACATTTCTGAGACTATTGCTGCCTGTCGAGATTCTCGGCACAACCCTGACTGGCTAAAGAGTGCTGCAGAAGACATGGCCAAGAAAGCAAAGAATTATAGTAGTCAGGTTTGCAACATTTTCACATATATGACTGCAATTCTTGATCCTCGAATCAAAGGAGAGTTGATTCCAGAGAGTCTTAACTCAGGGAATCACTTGGAAGAAGCCAGATCTCATTTCATGAGATATTATTCTTCCAACCATTTTCCATCAGTGACCAGTGGCTATAGTGCTCAGGAGATTGAGGATGGAGGAAGTGTTTCTTTCGCTGAGGAAATTGCTCGAAAGAAACGAAGGGCGAGCATGAGCAATGCAACGGATGAGCTAACACAATATTTATCAGAGCCTCCAGCTCCAATACCAACAGATGTTCTGGAGTGGTGGAAGGTTAACAACACACGCTATCCACGACTCTCTGTTATGGCTCGAGACTTCTTGGCTGTGCAGGCAACTTCACTGGCTCCTGAAGAACTGTTTTGCGGGAGAGGTGATGACATAGATAAACAAAGATACTGCATGCCTCATGATAGCACACCAGCTCTCCTTTGTATCAAATCATGGATTCAAAGTGGTTTCAAGTTGAAATACAAGTCTAGTGAGATTGACTATGAGAGGTTAATGGAACTATCTGCCACATCAACTGTTGATAGTAGTACTGCTGGTTCTGATAAGAAATCCAAATGA
- the LOC105434558 gene encoding uncharacterized protein LOC105434558 isoform X1, which yields MYFLPGTVSGKAKNQMDWSVNNAFKTFKVDLEPKSMMDVSLIPHVEPIDIDLRSSDKGSPNTSAKPRKKTMTSVYLKFFETAADGKSRRCKFCGQSYSIATATGNLGRHLSNRHPGYDKSGAIVVSNPAPQPISTMKKSQPQGKPQQIDYDHLNWLIIKWLILSSLPPSTLEEKWLANSYKFLNPSIQLWPTEKYKAVFREVYRSMQEDVRASLEHVSSKISVTLDFWNSYDQISFMSVTCQWIDESWSFQKVLLDITHIPYPCGGLEIFHSIVKVLKMYNIESRILSCTHDNSQDAVHACHALKEHLDGQKVGPFCYIPCAARTLNLIIDDGLRPTKSIIAKVREFVLELNACLDISEDFVQFTTVYQEGNWKFPLDASVRWSGNYQMLDIVRKSGKSMEAVIRKYEETLGSKMLLNSAEKNVVNIVHQYLEPFYKTTNNICTNKVATVGLVLFFMDHISETIAACRDSRHNPDWLKSAAEDMAKKAKNYSSQVCNIFTYMTAILDPRIKGELIPESLNSGNHLEEARSHFMRYYSSNHFPSVTSGYSAQEIEDGGSVSFAEEIARKKRRASMSNATDELTQYLSEPPAPIPTDVLEWWKVNNTRYPRLSVMARDFLAVQATSLAPEELFCGRGDDIDKQRYCMPHDSTPALLCIKSWIQSGFKLKYKSSEIDYERLMELSATSTVDSSTAGSDKKSK from the exons ATGTATTTCTTG CCAGGGACTGTTAGTGGGAAAGCTAAAAACCAAATGGACTGGAGTGTGAATAAtgcatttaaaacatttaaag TAGATTTGGAACCCAAGTCCATGATGGATGTGTCACTGATACCACACGTTGAGCCAATTGATATCGATTTGCGCTCTTCTGACAAGGGGAGTCCTAATACTTCAGCAAagccaagaaaaaaaaccatgacATCCGtttatctcaaattttttGAGACCGCTGCTGATGGAAAAAGCAGAAGATGCAAATTTTGTGGACAGAGCTATTCCATTGCAACCGCTACTG GAAATTTGGGAAGACACCTAAGTAATCGGCATCCAGGTTATGATAAGTCTGGTGCTATTGTTGTCAGTAATCCAGCACCACAGCCTATCAGCACAATGAAGAAATCTCAACCTCAGGGGAAACCGCAACAGATTGACTATGATCATTTGAATTGGTTGATAATTAAGTGGCTTATATTATCTTCTCTCCCTCCTTCAACCCTGGAAGAAAAATGGCTGGCCAACTCCTATAAGTTTCTCAATCCATCTATTCAACTATGGCCTACTGAAAAGTATAAAGCAGTTTTCCGGGAAGTTTACAGAAGCATGCAGGAAGATGTAAGAGCCTCTTTGGAACACGTTTCATCTAAGATCTCGGTCACTCTTGATTTCTGGAATTCCTAcgatcaaatttcttttatgagTGTAACGTGTCAGTGGATTGATGAAAGCTGGTCCTTCCAGAAGGTGCTTCTCGATATCACTCACATACCTTATCCCTGTGGAGGTCTAGAGATCTTTCACTCTATTGTGAAAGTTCTTAAGATGTATAACATAGAAAGTAGAATTCTTTCATGTACCCATGATAATAGCCAAGACGCCGTGCATGCCTGTCATGCTTTGAAAGAGCATTTGGATGGTCAGAAAGTCGGGCCATTCTGTTATATTCCTTGTGCTGCTCGTACTCTAAACCTGATCATAGATGATGGGTTAAGGCctacaaaatcaataattgCAAAAGTTCGGGAGTTTGTACTAGAGTTAAATGCCTGTTTGGATATCTCTGAGGATTTCGTTCAATTTACTACAGTTTATCAAGAAGGTAACTGGAAATTTCCGCTTGATGCTTCAGTAAGGTGGAGTGGAAATTATCAGATGCTCGATATAGTTCGCAAG TCAGGGAAATCCATGGAAGCTGTTATCAGGAAGTATGAGGAAACACTTGGCAGCAAGATGCTTCTGAACTCTGCTGAGAAGAACGTAGTTAATATTGTGCATCAATATCTAGAACCTTTCTACAAAACCACGAACAACATATGCACAAATAAGGTAGCAACTGTTGGGTTAGTTCTTTTCTTCATGGATCACATTTCTGAGACTATTGCTGCCTGTCGAGATTCTCGGCACAACCCTGACTGGCTAAAGAGTGCTGCAGAAGACATGGCCAAGAAAGCAAAGAATTATAGTAGTCAGGTTTGCAACATTTTCACATATATGACTGCAATTCTTGATCCTCGAATCAAAGGAGAGTTGATTCCAGAGAGTCTTAACTCAGGGAATCACTTGGAAGAAGCCAGATCTCATTTCATGAGATATTATTCTTCCAACCATTTTCCATCAGTGACCAGTGGCTATAGTGCTCAGGAGATTGAGGATGGAGGAAGTGTTTCTTTCGCTGAGGAAATTGCTCGAAAGAAACGAAGGGCGAGCATGAGCAATGCAACGGATGAGCTAACACAATATTTATCAGAGCCTCCAGCTCCAATACCAACAGATGTTCTGGAGTGGTGGAAGGTTAACAACACACGCTATCCACGACTCTCTGTTATGGCTCGAGACTTCTTGGCTGTGCAGGCAACTTCACTGGCTCCTGAAGAACTGTTTTGCGGGAGAGGTGATGACATAGATAAACAAAGATACTGCATGCCTCATGATAGCACACCAGCTCTCCTTTGTATCAAATCATGGATTCAAAGTGGTTTCAAGTTGAAATACAAGTCTAGTGAGATTGACTATGAGAGGTTAATGGAACTATCTGCCACATCAACTGTTGATAGTAGTACTGCTGGTTCTGATAAGAAATCCAAATGA
- the LOC105434558 gene encoding uncharacterized protein LOC105434558 isoform X3: protein MDWSVNNAFKTFKVDLEPKSMMDVSLIPHVEPIDIDLRSSDKGSPNTSAKPRKKTMTSVYLKFFETAADGKSRRCKFCGQSYSIATATGNLGRHLSNRHPGYDKSGAIVVSNPAPQPISTMKKSQPQGKPQQIDYDHLNWLIIKWLILSSLPPSTLEEKWLANSYKFLNPSIQLWPTEKYKAVFREVYRSMQEDVRASLEHVSSKISVTLDFWNSYDQISFMSVTCQWIDESWSFQKVLLDITHIPYPCGGLEIFHSIVKVLKMYNIESRILSCTHDNSQDAVHACHALKEHLDGQKVGPFCYIPCAARTLNLIIDDGLRPTKSIIAKVREFVLELNACLDISEDFVQFTTVYQEGNWKFPLDASVRWSGNYQMLDIVRKSGKSMEAVIRKYEETLGSKMLLNSAEKNVVNIVHQYLEPFYKTTNNICTNKVATVGLVLFFMDHISETIAACRDSRHNPDWLKSAAEDMAKKAKNYSSQVCNIFTYMTAILDPRIKGELIPESLNSGNHLEEARSHFMRYYSSNHFPSVTSGYSAQEIEDGGSVSFAEEIARKKRRASMSNATDELTQYLSEPPAPIPTDVLEWWKVNNTRYPRLSVMARDFLAVQATSLAPEELFCGRGDDIDKQRYCMPHDSTPALLCIKSWIQSGFKLKYKSSEIDYERLMELSATSTVDSSTAGSDKKSK, encoded by the exons ATGGACTGGAGTGTGAATAAtgcatttaaaacatttaaag TAGATTTGGAACCCAAGTCCATGATGGATGTGTCACTGATACCACACGTTGAGCCAATTGATATCGATTTGCGCTCTTCTGACAAGGGGAGTCCTAATACTTCAGCAAagccaagaaaaaaaaccatgacATCCGtttatctcaaattttttGAGACCGCTGCTGATGGAAAAAGCAGAAGATGCAAATTTTGTGGACAGAGCTATTCCATTGCAACCGCTACTG GAAATTTGGGAAGACACCTAAGTAATCGGCATCCAGGTTATGATAAGTCTGGTGCTATTGTTGTCAGTAATCCAGCACCACAGCCTATCAGCACAATGAAGAAATCTCAACCTCAGGGGAAACCGCAACAGATTGACTATGATCATTTGAATTGGTTGATAATTAAGTGGCTTATATTATCTTCTCTCCCTCCTTCAACCCTGGAAGAAAAATGGCTGGCCAACTCCTATAAGTTTCTCAATCCATCTATTCAACTATGGCCTACTGAAAAGTATAAAGCAGTTTTCCGGGAAGTTTACAGAAGCATGCAGGAAGATGTAAGAGCCTCTTTGGAACACGTTTCATCTAAGATCTCGGTCACTCTTGATTTCTGGAATTCCTAcgatcaaatttcttttatgagTGTAACGTGTCAGTGGATTGATGAAAGCTGGTCCTTCCAGAAGGTGCTTCTCGATATCACTCACATACCTTATCCCTGTGGAGGTCTAGAGATCTTTCACTCTATTGTGAAAGTTCTTAAGATGTATAACATAGAAAGTAGAATTCTTTCATGTACCCATGATAATAGCCAAGACGCCGTGCATGCCTGTCATGCTTTGAAAGAGCATTTGGATGGTCAGAAAGTCGGGCCATTCTGTTATATTCCTTGTGCTGCTCGTACTCTAAACCTGATCATAGATGATGGGTTAAGGCctacaaaatcaataattgCAAAAGTTCGGGAGTTTGTACTAGAGTTAAATGCCTGTTTGGATATCTCTGAGGATTTCGTTCAATTTACTACAGTTTATCAAGAAGGTAACTGGAAATTTCCGCTTGATGCTTCAGTAAGGTGGAGTGGAAATTATCAGATGCTCGATATAGTTCGCAAG TCAGGGAAATCCATGGAAGCTGTTATCAGGAAGTATGAGGAAACACTTGGCAGCAAGATGCTTCTGAACTCTGCTGAGAAGAACGTAGTTAATATTGTGCATCAATATCTAGAACCTTTCTACAAAACCACGAACAACATATGCACAAATAAGGTAGCAACTGTTGGGTTAGTTCTTTTCTTCATGGATCACATTTCTGAGACTATTGCTGCCTGTCGAGATTCTCGGCACAACCCTGACTGGCTAAAGAGTGCTGCAGAAGACATGGCCAAGAAAGCAAAGAATTATAGTAGTCAGGTTTGCAACATTTTCACATATATGACTGCAATTCTTGATCCTCGAATCAAAGGAGAGTTGATTCCAGAGAGTCTTAACTCAGGGAATCACTTGGAAGAAGCCAGATCTCATTTCATGAGATATTATTCTTCCAACCATTTTCCATCAGTGACCAGTGGCTATAGTGCTCAGGAGATTGAGGATGGAGGAAGTGTTTCTTTCGCTGAGGAAATTGCTCGAAAGAAACGAAGGGCGAGCATGAGCAATGCAACGGATGAGCTAACACAATATTTATCAGAGCCTCCAGCTCCAATACCAACAGATGTTCTGGAGTGGTGGAAGGTTAACAACACACGCTATCCACGACTCTCTGTTATGGCTCGAGACTTCTTGGCTGTGCAGGCAACTTCACTGGCTCCTGAAGAACTGTTTTGCGGGAGAGGTGATGACATAGATAAACAAAGATACTGCATGCCTCATGATAGCACACCAGCTCTCCTTTGTATCAAATCATGGATTCAAAGTGGTTTCAAGTTGAAATACAAGTCTAGTGAGATTGACTATGAGAGGTTAATGGAACTATCTGCCACATCAACTGTTGATAGTAGTACTGCTGGTTCTGATAAGAAATCCAAATGA
- the LOC105434558 gene encoding uncharacterized protein LOC105434558 isoform X2: protein MYFLPGTVSGKAKNQMDWSVNNAFKTFKDLEPKSMMDVSLIPHVEPIDIDLRSSDKGSPNTSAKPRKKTMTSVYLKFFETAADGKSRRCKFCGQSYSIATATGNLGRHLSNRHPGYDKSGAIVVSNPAPQPISTMKKSQPQGKPQQIDYDHLNWLIIKWLILSSLPPSTLEEKWLANSYKFLNPSIQLWPTEKYKAVFREVYRSMQEDVRASLEHVSSKISVTLDFWNSYDQISFMSVTCQWIDESWSFQKVLLDITHIPYPCGGLEIFHSIVKVLKMYNIESRILSCTHDNSQDAVHACHALKEHLDGQKVGPFCYIPCAARTLNLIIDDGLRPTKSIIAKVREFVLELNACLDISEDFVQFTTVYQEGNWKFPLDASVRWSGNYQMLDIVRKSGKSMEAVIRKYEETLGSKMLLNSAEKNVVNIVHQYLEPFYKTTNNICTNKVATVGLVLFFMDHISETIAACRDSRHNPDWLKSAAEDMAKKAKNYSSQVCNIFTYMTAILDPRIKGELIPESLNSGNHLEEARSHFMRYYSSNHFPSVTSGYSAQEIEDGGSVSFAEEIARKKRRASMSNATDELTQYLSEPPAPIPTDVLEWWKVNNTRYPRLSVMARDFLAVQATSLAPEELFCGRGDDIDKQRYCMPHDSTPALLCIKSWIQSGFKLKYKSSEIDYERLMELSATSTVDSSTAGSDKKSK from the exons ATGTATTTCTTG CCAGGGACTGTTAGTGGGAAAGCTAAAAACCAAATGGACTGGAGTGTGAATAAtgcatttaaaacatttaaag ATTTGGAACCCAAGTCCATGATGGATGTGTCACTGATACCACACGTTGAGCCAATTGATATCGATTTGCGCTCTTCTGACAAGGGGAGTCCTAATACTTCAGCAAagccaagaaaaaaaaccatgacATCCGtttatctcaaattttttGAGACCGCTGCTGATGGAAAAAGCAGAAGATGCAAATTTTGTGGACAGAGCTATTCCATTGCAACCGCTACTG GAAATTTGGGAAGACACCTAAGTAATCGGCATCCAGGTTATGATAAGTCTGGTGCTATTGTTGTCAGTAATCCAGCACCACAGCCTATCAGCACAATGAAGAAATCTCAACCTCAGGGGAAACCGCAACAGATTGACTATGATCATTTGAATTGGTTGATAATTAAGTGGCTTATATTATCTTCTCTCCCTCCTTCAACCCTGGAAGAAAAATGGCTGGCCAACTCCTATAAGTTTCTCAATCCATCTATTCAACTATGGCCTACTGAAAAGTATAAAGCAGTTTTCCGGGAAGTTTACAGAAGCATGCAGGAAGATGTAAGAGCCTCTTTGGAACACGTTTCATCTAAGATCTCGGTCACTCTTGATTTCTGGAATTCCTAcgatcaaatttcttttatgagTGTAACGTGTCAGTGGATTGATGAAAGCTGGTCCTTCCAGAAGGTGCTTCTCGATATCACTCACATACCTTATCCCTGTGGAGGTCTAGAGATCTTTCACTCTATTGTGAAAGTTCTTAAGATGTATAACATAGAAAGTAGAATTCTTTCATGTACCCATGATAATAGCCAAGACGCCGTGCATGCCTGTCATGCTTTGAAAGAGCATTTGGATGGTCAGAAAGTCGGGCCATTCTGTTATATTCCTTGTGCTGCTCGTACTCTAAACCTGATCATAGATGATGGGTTAAGGCctacaaaatcaataattgCAAAAGTTCGGGAGTTTGTACTAGAGTTAAATGCCTGTTTGGATATCTCTGAGGATTTCGTTCAATTTACTACAGTTTATCAAGAAGGTAACTGGAAATTTCCGCTTGATGCTTCAGTAAGGTGGAGTGGAAATTATCAGATGCTCGATATAGTTCGCAAG TCAGGGAAATCCATGGAAGCTGTTATCAGGAAGTATGAGGAAACACTTGGCAGCAAGATGCTTCTGAACTCTGCTGAGAAGAACGTAGTTAATATTGTGCATCAATATCTAGAACCTTTCTACAAAACCACGAACAACATATGCACAAATAAGGTAGCAACTGTTGGGTTAGTTCTTTTCTTCATGGATCACATTTCTGAGACTATTGCTGCCTGTCGAGATTCTCGGCACAACCCTGACTGGCTAAAGAGTGCTGCAGAAGACATGGCCAAGAAAGCAAAGAATTATAGTAGTCAGGTTTGCAACATTTTCACATATATGACTGCAATTCTTGATCCTCGAATCAAAGGAGAGTTGATTCCAGAGAGTCTTAACTCAGGGAATCACTTGGAAGAAGCCAGATCTCATTTCATGAGATATTATTCTTCCAACCATTTTCCATCAGTGACCAGTGGCTATAGTGCTCAGGAGATTGAGGATGGAGGAAGTGTTTCTTTCGCTGAGGAAATTGCTCGAAAGAAACGAAGGGCGAGCATGAGCAATGCAACGGATGAGCTAACACAATATTTATCAGAGCCTCCAGCTCCAATACCAACAGATGTTCTGGAGTGGTGGAAGGTTAACAACACACGCTATCCACGACTCTCTGTTATGGCTCGAGACTTCTTGGCTGTGCAGGCAACTTCACTGGCTCCTGAAGAACTGTTTTGCGGGAGAGGTGATGACATAGATAAACAAAGATACTGCATGCCTCATGATAGCACACCAGCTCTCCTTTGTATCAAATCATGGATTCAAAGTGGTTTCAAGTTGAAATACAAGTCTAGTGAGATTGACTATGAGAGGTTAATGGAACTATCTGCCACATCAACTGTTGATAGTAGTACTGCTGGTTCTGATAAGAAATCCAAATGA